The DNA segment GGACGCTCTACAAGCTCAACCGCTAGCCGTTCAAGCTCTTGCCACAAGAGCAGGTTGCCTTCATATTCAATCACCAAACTTTGAAACAAACCAAGGAACCCACGATGTCACCTACTCGAACGTTTGCCCTCTGGATTCTCGTTAGCGTCTCTAGCGCCACAGCCTTTGCCGCAGACACCAAAACAACGCCGAGCTACCAGGCGGCCGAGAAGCTTCTGAATATGATGAGTATGGATAAGCTCACGCAACAGTCGACGACCAATATGGTCGACGCCATGCTCGGTAGACTGCCTCCAAAAGCTCAAAACCGTGAGGCACTTCAAGCGTTTTTCAAAAAATATGTGGGTTGGGCTGCACTGAAGGATGAC comes from the Deltaproteobacteria bacterium genome and includes:
- a CDS encoding DUF2059 domain-containing protein produces the protein MSPTRTFALWILVSVSSATAFAADTKTTPSYQAAEKLLNMMSMDKLTQQSTTNMVDAMLGRLPPKAQNREALQAFFKKYVGWAALKDDFIQIYVEAFSEKELQDLIAFYKTPTGQKAITVVPSLMQKGAQIGQSRVQKHLPELLKTLGLKK